GCTCGGACAGCCAGCGGAGCAACCGGTGCTCGGCGAAGAAGGCGAAGCCGTCGTCGGCCCAGGTGTTGACCTGCCGGCGCCGCCCCAACCAGTTGTCGCGGTGCCAGCCGAACCGGTGCCAGCCGGTGCTCGTGTGCAGGTGCGCGAGCCGGTGGGCGAACCGCTCCCAGAAGGCCTCGTCGGGTGGCCGCGGCCGCAGCAGCGACAACACCAGCACCTCGTGGTTCGCCACGATCACCTCGGGGGTCACCATTCCGCCCAGGTCCCGCAGGGCCGCCAACCCCTCGGCCTCGGTGACGAAGACGTCGTCGCCACCGTCACCCGCTCCGACGAGCGTCTTGACGAACACCGGCGGCGCATCCACACGGTCGGCCACCCCGGCGAACGCGGCGAGCCCACCGTCGACCGGCGTCACGGCCACCACGTCCCGGATCCCGGCCCGCGCCAACCGCTCCCTCAGCAGGACCGACGACATCGACATCCTCCAGCCCGGACACGGACCCGACGGTCCGGTCGGCCACCGGCGATCCTAGCCGGGCAGCCGGTCGCGGTGATCCGGCCGTCCTCCCTGGGCGGCGGGTCGTAGCGGGCGGGCGCGGTCGCGCACACCCCCTAAACCATCCTAGGACAAAGCTCCCACCCACTCGCCCGACCGGCGGGTGGCCGGCAGGTCGACCGTTCCGGGCCGGCGGCGGGCGTCGGCGGTTTGTCCGGTCACCTAACATCGGCACACGTGATCCTGTCCGCGCTGGTCGCCTCCCTACCCGCCGACGAGCCGCCGGTGCTGTTCAGCATCGCCGTGTGGTCGGTCCTGCTGATGGCCGCGGTCTTCGTCAGCAACCTGCTGGCCTACCTGTTCCGGCAGCGGCTCGAGCAGGCCAGCGCGCTGGTCCAGGGGATGCGCGAGCATGAGTACGTCAGGAGCGTCCAGCAGCCGGTCGCGGCCGTTCTCATCGCCGCGGTGGGCGGCTACGGCATCAACACCGCCACCCAGGAGGTCGGCTGGCCGGGATACCTGGGCTGGCTGCTCGGCATGCCGATCCCGGCCGGCATGGTCACCTGGGCCGCGATCCGCAGCGTCCGGCAGCGCCGGTTCGACGAGCAGTGGCCACCCGACCAGGTCCCGGTGGACGACCCGGTCAAGATCCGCAGCACCCTCCGCCGCGTCGTCCACCAGGGCGCCGACGCGGAACAGGCGGAGTCGCCCGCGCTCGAACGCGCCCTGGCGCTCCTGCTGGACCAGGTCCTGCCGGCCCTGCGGGAGCGCCGCGACCGTGGCCCGCGCCGCTGGCTGGGGGCGCACCGGGTGACCGCCGTCCTCGTGTTCGGCTGGGCGATGGCGACCCTGGCCGCCACGGTGACCGCGGTGGCCCCGTCACTGTGGGACCGGCGACGGGGCGCATGGATCATGCTGGCCGTGGCGGTGCTGGTGATCGTGTGCCTCGCCGGCGGGCTGCTGACCGTCCGCTACCGTTACAGCCGCTACCGGCACACGGTCCTCGCCGACGAGGTGCAACGGTCGGCCGGGGCGGTCCGCCGGCGGATCGTCGAACGCCGGCTCGGCATCTCCGGCACGGTCGACACGCCACGACGCCGACGACGGCCGATCCCGCAGGACGGCTGAGCCGTCGTCCGGGGGTCACCCGTCCCTGACCCGGACGGCCGGCACCGTCGCGCGGCATCGCGGTCCGGCCGCCCGGGTCCGCCGTCAGCAGGCCGAGCGTTGGCCGGAGTAGTGGGTGCCGACCCGGCCGACCACGGTCTCGTCGGTCAGCGTCGTCCCGGCGGCGCGCTTCACGTAGCAGGAGTAGCGGTGCTGGTTGATCACTTCGAGGTGGATGTGCGCGCCGCTGTCCCCGTTGACCTGGTAGCAGCTCGAGTAGCGGAACCGACCCGTCTCGCCGAGCTTGGTCCACGGGCCGACCGAGGCGCCGACGACGATGCCGCCGGGCTTGTTGTTCACGTGCATCACGTCCGCCCGGGCGATGACCTCGCCGGTCGTGGTGTCCCGGGCCTCGAGCCCGATCCGGTAGCCGCCGTCGGCGAGGTTACCGGTCGCGCAGCCGGCCCGGACCGTCACCACGGTCACCGCGACCGGGTGCCCGGCCGCCGTCTTGCTGCCGAAGGGGGACACGACCGTGGCCCCCGGGTTGCGGTAGATGTCGACCGCCCAGTCGTTGGTGTAGCCCCAGTTCCCGAACACGATGTGATGGCTCGCCGGAGGGGTGCTACCGAACTTGTCCCAGATGGACGATCCCTCGATCGGCGGGTAGATCCCGATCGGGTCGGCCGTCGCGT
Above is a window of Micromonospora rifamycinica DNA encoding:
- a CDS encoding fructosamine kinase family protein, which codes for MSSVLLRERLARAGIRDVVAVTPVDGGLAAFAGVADRVDAPPVFVKTLVGAGDGGDDVFVTEAEGLAALRDLGGMVTPEVIVANHEVLVLSLLRPRPPDEAFWERFAHRLAHLHTSTGWHRFGWHRDNWLGRRRQVNTWADDGFAFFAEHRLLRWLSEPRVEAALTRADRIALERLCARLPELLPQRPACLTHGDLWAQNVLATRDGQPALIDPAVSYLWAEVDLAHLWTTAPPTESRRFFAVYAELTGLDDGWPARMPIVQLRQHLAVAAQFDDDWGAAETIRATLTPFRVRG